Proteins from a genomic interval of Pseudanabaena yagii GIHE-NHR1:
- a CDS encoding GAF domain-containing protein produces MDEVFSSWDSRESMGVESIATAMFSSTSPEALLKVFLTSLGEKLASNRVAIYQFINKNEGKILVEAVSPNCPSIKNHIYPINYFGVDSTQSYPCDRPIILSDVAQITETWTVHQYWQRTQIKAMMSAPILLDESTSINQLWGLAVVQQCDRVRVWKDQEAEFLFKMSQVLSQCLQYWQLRLRSPAFSKLFFADEQYAGNENLDDQEEFVVKRVELYQDAEEIPTEIAVSGNFLISDDEDNEILDRINFKGSQSSINQAINLAMQRLDWKRENGSVQYDGYMDLDDVDVESLTLEDVLEDIHHNTTQDKVEYLQQRVQELTESLQQKLDEVEMLQQQIQELTDSQQKVRQILIDLQSENLSQKIKETAMQIYRSL; encoded by the coding sequence ATGGACGAAGTTTTTTCATCTTGGGATTCTAGGGAATCAATGGGGGTTGAATCAATTGCCACAGCAATGTTCTCGAGTACTAGCCCAGAAGCATTATTAAAAGTATTTCTAACGAGTTTGGGAGAGAAACTCGCAAGTAATCGTGTTGCTATTTACCAATTCATTAACAAAAATGAGGGGAAGATCTTAGTTGAAGCAGTTTCACCTAATTGTCCAAGCATTAAAAATCATATATATCCCATCAATTACTTCGGAGTAGATTCAACGCAAAGTTATCCCTGCGATCGTCCGATTATTCTGTCAGATGTTGCTCAAATCACCGAAACTTGGACTGTTCATCAATATTGGCAAAGGACACAGATCAAAGCCATGATGTCAGCCCCGATCCTATTAGATGAATCAACCTCGATCAATCAACTATGGGGGCTAGCAGTTGTCCAACAATGCGATCGCGTGAGAGTATGGAAAGACCAAGAAGCGGAATTTTTATTTAAGATGTCGCAAGTTTTAAGCCAATGTTTGCAATATTGGCAATTACGTTTGCGATCGCCAGCCTTTTCTAAGTTGTTTTTTGCAGATGAACAATATGCAGGCAATGAAAATCTAGATGATCAAGAAGAATTTGTTGTCAAAAGAGTAGAGCTATATCAAGATGCTGAAGAGATTCCGACAGAAATTGCGGTGTCGGGTAATTTCTTGATTTCTGATGATGAAGATAATGAAATTCTAGATAGAATCAATTTTAAGGGTAGTCAAAGTTCCATTAACCAAGCCATTAATCTTGCTATGCAGAGGCTAGACTGGAAGAGGGAAAATGGTTCTGTTCAATATGATGGTTATATGGACTTGGATGATGTTGATGTGGAATCATTAACCCTAGAGGATGTTCTGGAGGATATTCATCACAATACGACTCAAGACAAAGTTGAATATTTACAGCAGAGAGTCCAAGAGCTAACTGAATCACTACAACAAAAGCTAGATGAAGTGGAAATGCTTCAGCAACAGATTCAAGAGTTAACGGATTCACAACAGAAAGTTCGGCAAATACTGATCGATTTGCAGTCAGAAAATCTTTCCCAGAAGATCAAAGAGACCGCTATGCAAATATATCGTTCTCTCTGA
- a CDS encoding type II toxin-antitoxin system VapC family toxin, producing MKTVFADTGYWIALLDPQDTLHSKAINLSITLTQVQIFTSEMVLTEILNHFSKRGNFLRYAAANLIESLQENPAITIIPQTDSIFQQALILYKQRPDQAWSHTDCSSFCIMQQQNILEALAYDKHFEQAGFIALLR from the coding sequence ATGAAAACAGTTTTTGCGGACACAGGATACTGGATCGCCCTACTCGATCCTCAAGACACACTTCACTCTAAAGCCATAAATCTAAGCATCACACTTACTCAAGTGCAAATTTTCACCAGTGAAATGGTGCTTACAGAAATCCTGAATCATTTTTCTAAGCGTGGTAATTTCCTCAGATACGCCGCCGCAAACTTGATTGAAAGCTTACAAGAAAATCCTGCAATCACAATTATTCCTCAAACCGATAGTATTTTTCAACAAGCCCTCATTCTCTACAAACAACGCCCCGATCAAGCATGGAGCCACACCGACTGCTCCTCATTCTGCATCATGCAACAACAGAACATCCTAGAAGCATTGGCATACGACAAACACTTTGAGCAAGCTGGGTTTATCGCTTTGCTGCGTTAG
- a CDS encoding hydantoinase B/oxoprolinase family protein, producing MSSDSEKVSKINTNSKWQFWIDRGGTFTDIVAQRPDGEIVLHKLLSENPDRYTDAPIQGIRDILGLATDEAIPIEQIAAIKMGTTVATNALLERKGDRTVLLITKGFRDALRIGYQHRPNIFARHIVLPEMLYEQVIEIEERYSAHGEVLISLNKNLAIKELQKAYDLGIRACAIALMHSYRYPHHEQRLAELAKEIGFTQVSVSHEISSLIKFVSRGDTTVVDAYLSPILKRYVDRVSAELNQTLTPSPSPILGEENATLTPHPSPAGEGIATTKLMFMQSNGGLTEAKTFQGKNSILSGPAGGIVGAVQTCLQAGFEKIISFDMGGTSTDVAHYAGSYERSLSTEVAGVRLSTPMMAIHTVAAGGGSLLFFDGARYRVGPESAGAFPGPACYRNGGNLAVTDCNVMLGKLQPDFFPKVFGKDGNLPLDREVVVEKFRELAQTISQATGQTVTPEFVAQGFLEIAVEKMAMAIKKISVQRGYDVSEYVLCCFGGAGGQHACAIADVLGMTQVFIHPYAGVLSAYGIGLADIRTIRDRSVESELNLELLAELETMAQTLSEEGKSEILQGNEDSDLQIETSLRLRYTGTDSSLTVIIPNSLEFSSQETFDYLRTNFEALHKDRYGFIFADKSLIVEAIAVETIISRKKDKVRRKKANSQQLTANSQSNSPKAQVYMAGAWSETPVFRREDLRVGDRIAGAALIIDATGTNAIEPDWEAELNEDDCLILRRSPQYQNQMSGGEEIEVPLYKGDLGGYLPDPIKLEIFNNLFQSIAEQMGFTLQNTSASVNIRERLDFSCAIFDREGELVANAPHIPVHLGSMGESVKALIKEKGTANIHFGDVFATNNPYNGGTHLPDITVITPVFIDSEQPIFYVASRGHHADIGGITPGSMPSNSTSIEEEGILFDNFQLVKSGKFCEVETLALLTSSAYPARNPAQNIADLQAQIAANECGAKELQRMVNHYGAMTVQAYMGFVRDNAEDAIRKAIANLAKEKDERRFVYPIDNGSQIVVSVSLDPIERTAKIDFTGTSAQLGNNFNAPLAVCKAVVLYVFRTLVDDDIPLNGGCLEPLEIIVPEGSMLNPVYPAAVVAGNVETSQAIANALYGALGVMAASQGTMNNFTFGSDRYQYYETICGGSGAGIDFDGTDAIQTHMTNSRLTDPEILEWRFPVLLEEFSIRANSGGKGKHNGGNGVTRRIKFLEPMTAAILSSSRVIPPFGLNGGEAGATGRNYVIRHDGKITDLTSTATVQMGSGDTFVIDTPAGGGYG from the coding sequence ATGAGTTCTGATTCGGAAAAGGTTAGCAAAATTAACACAAATTCTAAATGGCAGTTTTGGATCGATCGCGGTGGCACGTTTACCGATATTGTCGCCCAGCGTCCTGATGGTGAGATTGTGCTGCATAAATTGCTTTCGGAAAATCCCGATCGCTATACCGATGCACCGATTCAAGGGATTCGAGATATTTTAGGACTTGCGACCGATGAAGCAATTCCCATTGAGCAAATTGCGGCAATTAAAATGGGAACTACTGTTGCGACTAATGCTCTATTAGAACGAAAAGGCGATCGCACAGTTTTATTAATTACTAAGGGCTTTCGGGATGCCTTACGCATCGGCTATCAGCATCGCCCGAATATTTTTGCTCGGCATATTGTGTTACCTGAAATGCTCTATGAACAGGTAATTGAAATAGAAGAACGTTATAGCGCTCATGGGGAAGTTCTGATTTCTTTAAATAAGAACTTAGCGATTAAAGAATTACAAAAGGCTTATGATTTAGGAATTAGGGCTTGCGCGATCGCTTTAATGCATAGTTATCGCTATCCGCACCATGAGCAAAGATTAGCCGAATTAGCTAAAGAAATTGGCTTTACGCAAGTTTCCGTATCCCATGAAATTAGTTCCTTAATTAAGTTTGTTAGTCGTGGCGATACGACGGTTGTGGATGCCTATCTATCGCCAATTCTCAAGCGCTATGTCGATCGCGTTAGTGCAGAACTTAATCAGACCCTTACCCCTAGCCCCTCTCCCATTTTGGGAGAGGAGAATGCGACCCTCACCCCTCACCCCTCTCCCGCAGGAGAGGGGATTGCGACTACGAAATTAATGTTTATGCAGTCCAATGGAGGCTTGACGGAAGCGAAAACTTTTCAAGGGAAAAACAGTATTCTTTCAGGTCCCGCAGGGGGGATTGTGGGGGCGGTGCAGACCTGTCTCCAAGCAGGGTTTGAGAAAATTATTAGCTTTGATATGGGTGGAACTTCCACAGATGTGGCGCATTATGCGGGAAGTTATGAGCGATCGCTATCTACGGAAGTTGCTGGGGTGAGGTTGAGTACGCCGATGATGGCAATCCATACAGTGGCGGCAGGTGGCGGCTCGTTACTGTTTTTTGATGGCGCAAGGTATCGGGTAGGTCCCGAATCAGCAGGCGCATTTCCCGGTCCTGCCTGTTATCGCAATGGCGGTAATTTAGCCGTAACCGATTGCAATGTGATGTTAGGGAAGTTACAGCCTGATTTCTTTCCGAAGGTATTTGGGAAAGATGGGAACTTGCCGCTCGATCGCGAAGTTGTAGTTGAGAAGTTTAGGGAATTAGCGCAAACAATTAGTCAAGCTACAGGACAAACGGTTACGCCTGAATTCGTCGCCCAAGGTTTCCTAGAAATTGCGGTCGAAAAAATGGCAATGGCTATTAAGAAAATATCGGTGCAGCGAGGCTATGATGTTTCCGAATATGTTCTCTGTTGTTTTGGTGGTGCGGGTGGTCAGCACGCCTGTGCGATCGCTGATGTGTTAGGCATGACGCAGGTATTCATCCATCCCTATGCAGGGGTACTATCCGCCTATGGCATTGGTTTAGCGGATATTCGCACAATTCGCGATCGCTCGGTGGAGTCAGAGCTAAATTTAGAATTGCTTGCAGAACTGGAAACTATGGCGCAAACTCTCAGTGAAGAGGGCAAGAGCGAGATTTTGCAAGGTAATGAGGATAGCGATTTGCAGATTGAAACTAGTTTGCGATTGCGTTACACAGGTACAGATTCATCGCTAACGGTAATAATTCCTAATTCTCTCGAATTCTCTTCTCAAGAAACCTTTGATTATTTGCGAACTAATTTTGAAGCTTTGCACAAGGATCGCTATGGCTTCATCTTTGCAGACAAGTCTCTAATCGTTGAAGCGATCGCTGTGGAAACAATCATTTCAAGGAAAAAGGACAAAGTAAGAAGGAAAAAAGCTAATAGCCAACAGCTAACAGCTAATAGCCAATCTAACAGCCCAAAAGCCCAAGTCTACATGGCAGGAGCATGGAGCGAAACTCCTGTATTTCGGCGGGAGGATTTGCGGGTAGGTGATCGCATCGCGGGGGCAGCATTGATTATTGATGCGACGGGGACTAATGCGATCGAGCCTGATTGGGAAGCAGAGTTAAATGAGGATGATTGTTTGATACTTCGGCGATCGCCTCAATATCAAAATCAAATGTCTGGGGGAGAAGAAATTGAAGTCCCCCTTTACAAGGGGGATTTAGGGGGATATCTTCCTGATCCGATTAAATTAGAAATCTTTAATAATCTCTTTCAATCTATTGCCGAACAGATGGGATTTACCTTACAAAATACGAGTGCGAGTGTAAACATTCGTGAGCGCTTGGATTTTTCCTGTGCAATTTTTGATCGAGAGGGAGAATTGGTTGCCAATGCGCCGCATATCCCTGTCCATCTTGGCTCGATGGGTGAAAGCGTCAAGGCTTTAATCAAAGAAAAAGGAACTGCCAACATCCATTTTGGTGATGTATTTGCGACCAATAATCCCTATAACGGCGGAACGCATTTACCTGATATCACGGTGATTACGCCTGTATTTATTGATTCCGAACAGCCGATCTTTTATGTTGCTTCGCGTGGACATCATGCGGATATTGGTGGCATTACCCCCGGTTCCATGCCTTCAAATAGTACTAGCATCGAAGAAGAAGGAATTCTTTTTGATAATTTCCAGCTTGTGAAAAGTGGTAAATTTTGCGAAGTGGAAACCCTCGCTTTGTTAACTTCTAGTGCATATCCTGCCCGTAATCCTGCTCAAAATATTGCCGATCTACAAGCCCAGATCGCTGCCAATGAATGTGGCGCAAAGGAACTTCAGCGCATGGTTAATCACTATGGGGCAATGACAGTCCAAGCCTATATGGGCTTTGTGCGCGACAACGCGGAAGATGCCATTCGTAAGGCGATTGCAAATTTAGCAAAGGAAAAAGATGAACGTAGGTTTGTTTATCCGATTGACAATGGTAGTCAAATAGTTGTTTCCGTAAGCTTAGATCCGATTGAGAGAACCGCAAAAATTGACTTTACGGGAACTTCGGCGCAGTTAGGGAATAACTTTAATGCCCCGCTTGCTGTGTGTAAAGCCGTTGTGTTGTATGTATTCCGTACTCTCGTTGATGATGATATTCCTCTCAATGGCGGATGTTTGGAACCTTTGGAAATTATTGTACCTGAAGGATCGATGCTCAATCCTGTCTATCCTGCGGCGGTAGTGGCGGGAAATGTGGAGACTTCTCAGGCGATCGCTAATGCTTTGTATGGTGCGCTTGGTGTGATGGCAGCCTCACAGGGAACGATGAATAACTTTACTTTTGGTAGCGATCGCTATCAATATTACGAAACTATTTGCGGTGGATCGGGTGCGGGGATTGATTTTGATGGTACTGATGCGATTCAAACGCACATGACCAATTCGCGACTCACCGATCCCGAAATTCTGGAATGGCGATTTCCTGTTCTTTTAGAAGAGTTCTCCATCAGGGCAAATAGTGGCGGTAAGGGAAAGCATAATGGGGGTAATGGTGTGACGAGGCGGATCAAGTTTCTAGAACCGATGACTGCGGCAATTTTGTCGAGTAGTCGCGTTATTCCTCCCTTTGGCTTAAATGGTGGGGAAGCGGGCGCAACTGGTCGCAATTATGTGATTAGGCATGATGGTAAGATTACCGATTTAACCAGTACTGCTACAGTGCAAATGGGGTCTGGAGATACATTTGTAATTGACACTCCTGCGGGGGGAGGTTATGGATAG
- a CDS encoding orange carotenoid-binding protein, producing MTYTVSTARNIFPNTLAADVVPATTARFNQLSTEDQLAWIWFTYLEMGKTVTIAAPGAASMQLAELTLNEIKKMSFQQQTQVMCDLANRADTPICRTYAIWSQNIKLGFWYQLGKWMEEGIVAPIPEGYKLSANASAVLATLISLEPGQQITILRNAVVDMGYDPNKLDGVTRITEPVLPPKEQSKRTQVKIEGIDNPTVLSYMDNLNANDFDALIALFLPDGALQPPFQRPIVGKEAIMRFFKEECQNLVLVPERGVSEPADGGYTQIKITGKVQTPWFGSGVGMNISWRFLLDPSNKIFFVAIDLLASPKELLNLIR from the coding sequence ATGACATATACCGTTTCCACTGCAAGAAATATTTTCCCTAACACCTTGGCTGCTGACGTTGTACCAGCAACCACAGCAAGATTCAATCAACTTAGTACCGAAGATCAACTCGCTTGGATTTGGTTTACATACCTTGAGATGGGCAAAACTGTAACGATCGCAGCTCCGGGAGCAGCAAGTATGCAGTTAGCCGAATTGACTCTAAATGAAATCAAGAAAATGAGTTTTCAGCAACAAACTCAGGTCATGTGTGACCTAGCTAATCGTGCTGATACTCCTATCTGTCGTACCTACGCTATTTGGTCGCAAAATATCAAGCTAGGCTTTTGGTATCAGCTTGGGAAATGGATGGAAGAAGGAATTGTTGCTCCTATTCCTGAAGGATACAAGCTTTCCGCTAATGCTTCCGCAGTTCTTGCGACATTAATTAGTCTAGAACCCGGTCAACAAATTACAATTCTTCGTAATGCAGTTGTAGATATGGGTTATGACCCTAATAAGTTGGATGGAGTCACCCGCATTACTGAGCCAGTATTGCCTCCTAAAGAACAGTCAAAGCGCACTCAAGTTAAGATCGAAGGAATTGACAATCCCACCGTATTGTCTTATATGGATAACTTGAATGCTAATGATTTCGACGCTTTAATCGCGCTATTCCTTCCCGATGGTGCTTTACAGCCTCCCTTCCAAAGACCAATCGTTGGTAAAGAAGCAATTATGCGCTTCTTTAAAGAAGAATGTCAAAATCTCGTACTTGTTCCAGAAAGAGGCGTTTCTGAACCCGCAGATGGTGGCTACACCCAAATTAAAATCACTGGAAAAGTGCAAACACCTTGGTTTGGCTCTGGTGTAGGTATGAATATCTCTTGGCGCTTTTTGCTTGATCCTAGCAATAAGATCTTCTTCGTGGCGATCGATTTACTCGCTTCTCCCAAAGAGTTATTGAACTTGATCCGTTAA
- a CDS encoding IPT/TIG domain-containing protein produces the protein MSEKVSKLIAQLSNINLRMQQKAAEEIQSLGIQARDAFKPLSSNLYSLGNKDSLDSLEVDLCISVLKAIIVTEDNSVVIKELVNQLVNNKSFIIQTKVAECLGEIGVNAKAAIPELESKFIDEDGNPYVRYSSKIAIARIKQIEIPINDIFFDIFQTNPINIGNIVNAPDKIIAALQSFSILGKQAEAALEQIYKLQEVLTPELKQPTKLQRGNFDLVKINTIRAIAKITNQENLTNEILEFLENANSEVRKSAALFLKEWEQFPKDVIFPLRSTTSIDANAEVRIEAFNSLITILNHDPKALICELIQALSNSDSKICIRAIWELEALGEDAREALASLRELVGIRNKWEIVRDAFNAIKTILQNNKIELQKELIANLNHPIREMKLSVIKELTTLGYMSIEYFDDLLSLSVDGQYDSILQEALKKIDIQTSSLELIQKCINLLEGDNPKLIPYKLLEDLNLLDTNKNKFLESLLKFLCGHKKISQLTLDIFDLLFLVTSDKDIDILIKNIINNDKILDEIKYCFLFFQNSLQKTFIDQWQISKKDKEFILRIIITSINRNCYSHINSINLLYIQGKCLNWLKQNFVFDEDLPTQLYRQTIQELRKLAYSEFSSRYIQDQVKEVLALNKLNDSEKSLVEIKHESKKDLLDVFQTKNLSGQIASIENLITEDPNEIIDLWIQWIIDLDGDKASLARITSDKIRTSKNAVIPLINQLEKGWQPKDEFKKKIRNKLIESIKNLDCIRVTFDDLTDSEKRKSLDKLEDWLTSIKDKPSTYSELIKAEFEKKQTDRRQLADKIIEILIQEEIDNYALQIQKRIARQLADMSDDRFFDSSSEEHDNIKEELRKHAVPALARRLPKESDIEIRESMARVLGNVGGTFAVDALAQAVVGEERTRTARQDLLAKYYLEPSKARSEEAAIILKSAVQEAKKTLWMQQLLNLASFVTGIILLTGGAFISITNEDLSKRIGGGVAGIGGLSGLMFQLVKDPLNRIQNAMSNLIQAETAFTSFIWELNLNGTYIQSQYVARGILSNEEIAQTVDRIENSMNLTMNLVSEHLNSENQGVFPRLKSLVPPISEVDKPITIYGQNLKKKDANRLIAINHRLIELESIISWNENVVKFKLPSTFSSIDSEQESVWVSLFVDGIESNVLPLQVIRSPSLPTVRSENIDV, from the coding sequence ATGTCAGAGAAAGTCTCCAAACTCATCGCACAACTTTCTAATATTAATTTGAGGATGCAGCAAAAGGCAGCAGAGGAAATTCAATCCTTAGGCATTCAAGCTAGAGATGCCTTCAAACCTTTATCATCTAATTTGTATAGCTTAGGCAATAAAGATTCTCTTGATAGTTTAGAAGTAGATTTATGTATAAGCGTATTGAAGGCAATTATTGTAACAGAAGATAATTCCGTAGTTATCAAAGAACTAGTTAACCAGTTAGTCAACAATAAAAGTTTTATAATACAGACAAAGGTGGCAGAGTGTCTTGGAGAAATTGGTGTAAACGCAAAGGCAGCAATTCCAGAGCTAGAATCAAAATTTATTGATGAAGATGGCAATCCATACGTTCGCTATAGTAGTAAAATTGCCATTGCAAGAATCAAACAAATAGAAATTCCTATTAACGATATATTCTTTGATATCTTTCAAACGAATCCTATAAATATCGGAAACATTGTTAATGCTCCTGACAAAATAATTGCGGCACTACAATCTTTTAGCATTCTGGGGAAACAAGCCGAAGCAGCTTTAGAACAGATTTACAAACTACAAGAAGTCTTAACTCCAGAGCTAAAACAACCTACCAAATTGCAACGTGGCAACTTTGATCTAGTAAAAATCAATACGATACGAGCCATCGCAAAGATAACGAATCAAGAAAATTTAACAAATGAAATTTTGGAATTTTTAGAAAATGCCAACAGTGAAGTAAGAAAATCTGCGGCACTTTTTCTAAAAGAATGGGAGCAATTTCCTAAAGATGTTATTTTTCCTTTAAGATCTACAACTTCTATAGATGCTAATGCAGAAGTTCGTATAGAGGCTTTTAATTCTCTAATTACAATCTTAAATCATGATCCTAAAGCCTTGATATGCGAACTCATACAAGCATTATCTAATAGCGATTCAAAAATTTGCATAAGAGCTATATGGGAACTTGAAGCATTAGGCGAAGATGCTAGAGAAGCATTGGCATCCTTACGGGAACTCGTTGGTATAAGAAATAAGTGGGAAATTGTTAGAGATGCTTTTAATGCAATTAAAACTATTCTCCAAAATAACAAAATAGAATTACAAAAAGAATTAATTGCTAATCTTAATCATCCAATTCGCGAAATGAAACTGAGTGTGATAAAAGAGCTTACTACACTTGGCTATATGTCAATTGAGTATTTTGATGATTTGCTGTCTCTTTCTGTTGATGGTCAATATGATTCGATTTTACAAGAAGCACTTAAAAAAATTGATATTCAAACAAGTAGTTTAGAATTAATACAAAAATGTATAAATTTACTAGAAGGTGATAATCCTAAACTAATCCCATATAAATTACTTGAAGATTTAAATCTTTTGGATACAAATAAAAACAAATTTTTAGAATCTCTTTTAAAATTTCTTTGTGGGCATAAAAAGATATCACAGCTTACTTTAGATATTTTTGACTTATTGTTTTTAGTAACAAGTGATAAAGATATCGATATTCTAATTAAGAATATAATTAACAATGACAAAATTCTCGATGAAATTAAATACTGTTTTTTATTCTTCCAAAACTCTTTGCAGAAAACTTTTATTGATCAATGGCAAATTTCTAAGAAAGACAAAGAATTTATTCTAAGAATAATAATTACATCTATAAACAGAAATTGTTACTCACATATTAATTCTATTAATCTACTTTACATACAAGGAAAATGCCTGAATTGGCTAAAACAAAATTTTGTTTTTGACGAGGATCTACCAACTCAACTGTATAGACAGACAATACAAGAGCTAAGAAAACTAGCTTATAGCGAGTTTTCAAGTAGATACATACAAGATCAGGTTAAAGAGGTATTGGCATTAAATAAACTGAATGATTCTGAAAAATCTTTAGTTGAAATTAAACATGAAAGCAAGAAAGATCTGCTAGATGTATTTCAGACAAAAAATCTTTCAGGGCAAATTGCTTCAATTGAAAATCTTATAACAGAAGATCCCAATGAGATAATTGATTTGTGGATACAATGGATAATAGATCTTGATGGCGACAAGGCATCACTTGCAAGAATAACATCTGATAAAATACGCACTAGTAAAAATGCCGTAATACCTCTTATAAACCAACTTGAAAAAGGTTGGCAACCAAAAGATGAATTCAAAAAGAAAATTCGTAATAAACTTATTGAGTCTATAAAAAACCTTGACTGTATTCGTGTGACATTTGATGATCTCACAGATTCTGAAAAGCGTAAAAGTCTTGACAAGTTAGAAGATTGGTTGACTTCAATAAAGGATAAGCCAAGCACCTATTCGGAGTTGATCAAAGCAGAGTTTGAGAAAAAACAGACAGATAGACGGCAATTAGCAGACAAAATCATCGAAATACTTATACAGGAAGAAATAGATAACTATGCTCTACAAATACAAAAACGTATTGCTCGACAATTAGCAGATATGAGTGATGACAGATTTTTTGATAGTTCATCAGAAGAACATGACAACATCAAAGAAGAACTACGCAAACATGCTGTACCAGCACTAGCCCGAAGACTTCCCAAAGAATCTGATATTGAAATTCGTGAAAGTATGGCACGAGTTTTAGGAAATGTAGGTGGAACATTTGCCGTAGATGCTTTAGCTCAAGCAGTAGTTGGAGAAGAGAGAACAAGAACTGCTCGTCAAGACTTACTAGCCAAATATTACTTAGAACCATCAAAAGCTCGTAGTGAAGAGGCAGCAATCATATTGAAAAGCGCAGTCCAAGAAGCAAAGAAAACCCTATGGATGCAACAATTGTTAAACTTAGCCAGTTTTGTCACTGGAATAATTCTGCTTACGGGTGGAGCATTCATAAGCATAACTAATGAAGATCTTTCTAAACGTATTGGCGGCGGAGTAGCAGGAATTGGAGGCTTATCTGGTCTGATGTTCCAATTAGTCAAAGATCCACTTAACCGTATTCAAAATGCAATGTCCAATCTCATCCAAGCTGAAACCGCTTTCACCAGCTTTATTTGGGAACTAAACCTAAACGGTACTTATATTCAAAGCCAATATGTTGCTCGAGGAATTTTGAGTAACGAAGAGATAGCTCAAACCGTTGATCGTATTGAAAACTCTATGAATTTGACTATGAATCTGGTTTCCGAGCATTTAAATAGCGAAAACCAAGGTGTATTTCCCCGCTTAAAAAGCTTAGTCCCTCCCATTAGCGAAGTTGATAAACCCATTACGATCTACGGTCAAAATCTCAAGAAAAAGGATGCTAATAGACTTATAGCTATAAATCACAGATTAATTGAACTAGAATCCATAATCTCTTGGAATGAAAATGTAGTTAAATTTAAGCTCCCATCAACATTCTCCAGTATCGATTCTGAACAAGAATCAGTATGGGTTAGCTTATTTGTAGATGGAATAGAAAGTAATGTTCTTCCTTTACAAGTTATAAGAAGCCCGTCACTTCCTACTGTAAGGTCTGAAAATATTGATGTCTGA
- a CDS encoding fatty acid desaturase, with the protein MLSLQKKALKTDNWMGAIITFVIASLWIASLVGSFQIFVPNSSWIWLICSILIRTYLHTGLFILAHESMHGNLIPQNQRLNKIVGRLMLGIYGLLPYDRCLVNHINHHRYPSQSGDPDFHGDVANPIHWYCKFMSEYFPLRSLVTFITSMIVIIAILMIAFKVSLTNLILFWLLPLILSSLQLFFFGTYLPHRLIDNNLNFSPRLHSDRYSMLWSFLSCYNFGHYHWEHHAYPHVPWYKLPRAIRTQT; encoded by the coding sequence ATGCTTAGCCTGCAAAAAAAGGCGCTTAAAACTGATAACTGGATGGGCGCAATCATAACCTTTGTTATAGCCAGTTTATGGATTGCTAGTCTAGTTGGCTCTTTTCAGATTTTTGTACCAAATAGTTCTTGGATATGGCTAATTTGTTCGATCTTAATTCGCACATATCTACACACTGGGTTATTTATTCTTGCCCATGAATCTATGCATGGGAACTTAATTCCACAAAACCAGCGCTTAAACAAGATCGTTGGACGCTTGATGCTAGGTATCTATGGACTTTTGCCCTACGATCGCTGTTTGGTAAATCATATTAATCATCATCGCTATCCCTCCCAAAGTGGCGATCCTGATTTTCATGGCGATGTGGCCAATCCCATCCATTGGTATTGCAAATTTATGAGCGAATATTTCCCGTTGCGATCGCTAGTTACTTTCATTACGAGCATGATTGTGATTATTGCGATCTTGATGATCGCTTTCAAGGTTTCTCTCACGAATCTAATCCTCTTTTGGCTTTTACCCCTCATCCTCAGTTCGCTCCAACTATTTTTCTTTGGCACATATCTTCCCCATCGCCTAATTGATAATAATTTAAACTTCTCGCCACGTTTACATAGCGATCGCTATTCGATGCTGTGGTCATTTTTGAGTTGTTACAACTTCGGTCATTACCATTGGGAACACCACGCATATCCCCATGTTCCTTGGTACAAGTTACCTAGAGCAATTCGCACCCAAACTTAA